In the Wyeomyia smithii strain HCP4-BCI-WySm-NY-G18 chromosome 2, ASM2978416v1, whole genome shotgun sequence genome, one interval contains:
- the LOC129723277 gene encoding synaptojanin-1: protein MAMSKGFRVLEKSKPPSPHSVLLEHRNKSETLLFESQAVAVLSAQETEIVRKQYTKVLDAYGCLGVLQLNAGDSSLLYLVMVTGCFSVGKILDSEVFRITQTQFVSLQYQPTSEDRISEIRKVLNSGTFYFSFWNPAANSGLQQSSGGYNFDITLSAQRRRRTTDTDNRFFWNRMLFIHMLRFGVECDFWLLKAMCGSVEIRTVYAGSKQARAAIISRLSCERAGTRFNVRGTNDEGCVANFVETEQCIYLDNEVSSYIQTRGSVPLFWEQPGVQVGSHKVKLSRGYEASKAAFDRHMNTMKARYGKQAIINLLGTSLIGSKEGEAMLSNEFQRHHKESNHTDVPHIVFDYHQECRGGNTSALSKLKAKIDAMCADFGLLHAMGDSVFREQKGAIRTNCLDCLDRTNCVQTYIGLEILNEQILQMSALSDKKQQISSRFEEVFRQMWINNGNEVSKIYAGTGAIQGGSKLMDGARSAARTIQNNLLDSSKQEAIDVLLVGSTLSSELADRARILLPSNMLHAPTPVLREMCRRYEEFVEPLELRITCGTYNVNGGKHFRSVVYKDVSLADWLLDCHRLARSRSLVDVSHPEETEEPPIDIFAIGFQEIVDLNASNIVAASSDNAKAWAEELQKVISRDEEYVLLTYQQLVGVCLYIYIRPKHAQYIRDVAIDCVKTGLGGATGNKGAAAIRFVIHGTSICFVCAHFAAGQSQVAERNADYAEITRKIVFPMGRSLKSHDYIFWCGDFNYRIDMEKDELKEFLKQGDIASVLQYDQLRIQQNTGSVFNDFLEGEISFPPTYKYDLFSDDYDTSEKCRAPAWTDRVLWRRRKQSPDADKHPDWNPGRLVHYGRAELKQSDHRPVIAIIDVGICKIDQQRRSQVFNDVIRDLGPPDGTILIQATNPTTSGADSGDEDEGSIYDENLMSALIQELTQIGEVTLVRFVGDTMWVTFRDGQSALTAAQKKCVLVCGVNLAIKLKTENWVQSVEKEILLCTPNTVSFCDNQMGDYNSLGIPEVPSRPKSPPTPQQPPLRPAPPGRPPLPKSPQASPKHQPVHHHHHHPKAGVISLGAEVLLASKLQQKPAIPPIPLVPSSATSKTTPPIEEYARSSPISGSPVQGSSSANRTTMQDTGAIYEEISDDIAIPEPRGPPPPPPRCDVYDLDIVGNNNSSSNNNKSNKISPPGTSGSSGAGSPQSSIPPGSITSDMPKANPPPLPIRRGMPPPIPNRSGGAPPLPARPNNP from the exons ATGGCAATGTCAAAGGGATTTCGAGTGCTTGAAAAATCTAAGCCACCATCTCCGCATAGTGTACTGCTGGAACATCGCAACAAATCGGAAACGCTTCTTTTCGAGTCACAAGCTGTTGCTGTATTAT CTGCCCAAGAAACAGAAATCGTTCGCAAGCAATACACTAAAGTGTTGGATGCCTACGGATGTCTCGGAGTACTGCAGCTCAACGCCGGAGACAGTTCGCTGCTCTATCTGGTGATGGTGACCGGTTGTTTTTCGGTTGGAAAAATCCTGGACAGCGAAGTCTTTCGTATTACACAAACGCAATTTGTGTCGCTCCAATATCAGCCAACAAGCGAAGATCGTATATCGGAAATTAGAAAAGTTCTCAACTCGGGAACGTTCTATTTTTCCTTCTGGAATCCGGCAGCGAACAGTGGACTGCAGCAATCTAGTGGTGGTTATAACTTCGATATTACACTTTCCGCTCAGCGACGGCGAAGAACTACCGACACCGATAATCGATTTTTCTGGAATCGGATGCTATTTATTCACATGCTACGGTTCGGAGTAGAATGCGACTTCTGGCTTTTGAAGGCAATGTGTGGATCGGTGGAAATTCGAACTGTTTACGCCGGAAGTAAGCAGGCTCGAGCTGCAATAATTTCCCGCCTTAGCTGTGAACGTGCGGGCACTCGGTTTAATGTCAGAGGAACGAATGATGAAGGATGCGTGGCAAACTTCGTAGAAACAGAGCAATGTATCTATTTAGATAACGAAGTATCATCATACATTCAAACGCGAGGAAGTGTGCCGCTCTTCTGGGAACAACCAGGCGTTCAAGTGGGATCTCATAAAGTCAAATTATCGCGTGGCTACGAAGCATCCAAAGCTGCTTTCGATAGGCATATGAACACCATGAAGGCACGCTATGGAAAACAAGCCATAATTAACCTACTCGGAACAAGCTTAATAGGAAGTAAGGAGGGAGAGGCAATGCTAAGCAACGAATTTCAAAGACACCACAAAGAATCTAATCATACTGATGTGCCACACATCGTTTTCGATTACCACCAAGAGTGTCGGGGCGGAAATACTAGTGCATTGTCCAAGCTGAAAGCGAAGATTGACGCTATGTGTGCTGACTTCGGACTACTGCATGCAATGGGAGACAGTGTTTTCCGTGAACAGAAGGGAGCAATTCGAACGAATTGTCTGGACTGTTTAGATCGTACCAATTGCGTTCAAACTTACATCGGGCTGGAAATATTGAATGAACAAATACTGCAAATGTCGGCGTTATCAGACAAGAAACAGCAAATAAGTTCGCGCTTCGAAGAAGTTTTTCGTCAGATGTGGATTAATAATGGTAATGAAGTAAGTAAAATTTATGCAGGAACAGGTGCAATACAAGGAGGTTCGAAGCTGATGGATGGAGCCCGATCGGCTGCCCGTACGATTCAGAACAATTTATTGGATAGTTCGAAACAGGAAGCCATCGATGTTTTACTAGTCGGATCAACGCTCAGTTCCGAACTGGCTGATCGTGCCAGAATCCTGTTGCCATCCAACATGCTTCATG CACCAACACCTGTTTTGCGGGAAATGTGTCGTCGATATGAAGAATTTGTTGAACCGTTGGAACTTCGCATCACATGCGGTACATATAATGTGAATGGTGGAAAACACTTCAGAAGCGTCGTCTATAAGGATGTTTCTCTAGCTGATTGGCTATTAGATTGCCATCGGTTGGCCAGATCGAGAT CGCTAGTTGACGTAAGCCATCCCGAGGAAACTGAAGAACCTCCCATCGATATATTTGCTATCGGTTTTCAAGAAATTGTCGATTTGAATGCTTCGAACATAGTGGCGGCAAG TTCTGATAATGCAAAAGCATGGGCCGAGGAACTGCAGAAGGTTATTAGTCGAGACGAGGAATATGTTCTGTTGACGTACCAGCAGCTGGTCGGTGTTTGTTTGTATATTTATATTCGGCCAAAACATGCGCAATACATTCGCGATGTCGCAATCGATTGCGTCAAAACTGGTCTGGGCGGTGCTACTGGAAACAAGGGTGCAGCCGCAATTCGTTTCGTTATCCATGGAACTTCTATTTGCTTTGTGTGTGCTCATTTTGCTGCCGGACAGTCACAGGTTGCCGAACGCAATGCAGATTATGCCGAGATTACCAGAAAAATTGTATTCCCAATGGGAAGATCACTGAAGTCGCATGACTATATATTTTGGTGCGGTGATTTCAACTACCGTATCGACATGGAAAAGGACGAGTTGAAGGAATTTCTTAAACAAGGCGATATCGCTTCGGTGCTGCAGTATGATCAATTGAGAATTCAACAAAACACGGGAAGTGTGTTCAATGATTTCCTAGAAGGCGAGATTTCTTTTCCTCCAACATACAAGTATGATCTATTTAGTGACGATTACGATACAAGTGAAAAATGTCGCGCACCCGCTTGGACGGACCGGGTGTTATGGCGAAGGCGCAAGCAGAGTCCAGATGCCGATAAACATCCCGATTGGAATCCTGGCAGACTGGTGCACTACGGGCGAGCTGAGTTAAAGCAAAGTGACCATCGTCCTGTAATTGCGATAATCGATGTAGGAATTTGTAAAATCGATCAGCAACGAAGATCGCAAGTTTTCAACGATGTCATAAGGGATTTGGGACCACCGGACGGAACAATTTTAATTCAAGCAACGAATCCTACCACTAGTGGCGCAGACTCAGGAGATGAGGATGAAGGAAGCATTTACGATGAGAATTTAATGAGCGCACTGATTCAGGAATTAACTCAAATCGGTGAAGTAACGTTGGTACGTTTCGTGGGTGATACGATGTGGGTTACTTTCCGAGATGGACAATCTGCTCTTACTGCTGCCCAGAAGAAATGTGTGTTAGTTTGTGGGGTCAATCTTGCCATTAAGCTGAAAACCGAAAATTGGGTACAAAGTGTGGAAAAAGAGATCTTGCTGTGCACTCCCAATACTGTTAGTTTCTGTGACAACCAAATGGGTGACTACAACAGTCTTGGCATTCCGGAAGTTCCTTCGCGTCCAAAAAGTCCACCAACTCCACAGCAACCGCCATTGCGACCAGCGCCTCCTGGCCGACCTCCATTACCTAAGTCTCCTCAAGCGTCACCAAAACACCAACCtgtccatcatcatcatcaccatccaAAGGCCGGTGTCATCAGTCTGGGCGCTGAAGTTTTACTGGCCTCTAAATTGCAGCAGAAGCCCGCCATTCCACCGATACCGCTGGTGCCGTCGTCGGCTACTTCTAAAACTACTCCTCCCATTGAAGAGTATGCCCGCTCTAGTCCGATCAGTGGCTCTCCTGTGCAAGGGAGTTCGTCTGCCAACCGTACCACCATGCAAGATACCGGAGCTATCTACGAGGAAATTAGCGATGACATT GCCATACCGGAACCACGCGGTCCTCCGCCTCCTCCTCCACGCTGTGATGTGTACGACCTGGACATCGTtggcaacaacaacagcagcagcaacaacaataaGTCAAATAAAATATCTCCTCCTGGTACATCTGGCAGCTCTGGCGCTGGCTCACCACAATCCTCGATACCGCCAGGATCCATTACGTCAGACATGCCAAAAGCTAATCCTCCTCCGTTACCGATTCGCCGTGGTATGCCTCCGCCAATTCCAAACCGAAGCGGTGGTGCACCTCCTCTTCCTGCGCGGCCGAACAATCCTTAA
- the LOC129722261 gene encoding uncharacterized protein LOC129722261, producing MSTRLKRPASEGNSFNMWVSTNKVLIGSVGGPKKPHCRNPNFDCEETKLLISLWGDPKVQKTLVTTHRKNPVIAKLATKMREYGYNRSTEEINTRIKNLKCFYNRIKKDLETGVINETSWKHFQSMDEIMLRPIFGNNHQHSSSDGKEASSSGRSAQLSDQVEVKLEMVTDDDKEIRTEELLKNAEQVELKEPNLLIPKDEPVDADNEEDDPNDPDFVNDGDDEDETMSEEISDDSDFDINDERRRARLRRRASRKVSKKSTESVTVSATTSTTSTTVSTTVTTLQPPIIAPPSVQPPPSTIKIINYAGKPGLSGLNISTIVSNPNVVSSQAGQNVAIVSASPTMTTTSNAGKISLVPTNFLLKPQQPNINFNSPIQLYTKPTVSIANSAPTSVVVSSASSVQPMKLLLVNTAGSQKQQIFTSASNQMYTTTSTPVVKTTPATQISIQPKPIITNATNLMATISQKKTDPPPPMPVTIAPVPVPTPKQTGFKGLLNQLVCLQRESLAISRSRMNVERERLNNEKQMACSLVEALNDLNNMLQSYSSTVSVGDDFGFGSSQHFPQSNNSADKEARVNDVNQPDTPIVSNLIPVIDTIKAEVISDSD from the exons ATGAGTACACGATTGAAACGACCCGCTTCAGAAGGCAATTCATTCAACATGTGGGTATCAACTAACAAAGTGCTCATTGGATCTGTTGGGGGCCCGAAGAAGCCCCATTGTAGAAATCCAAACTTTGACTGCGAGGAAACCAAGCTACTTATATCTCTTTGGGGTGATCCAAAAGTTCAGAAAACACTTGTTACGACACACCGTAAGAATCCAGTAATCGCTAAGCTGGCCACTAAGATGAGAGAATATGGCTACAATCGATCAACCGAGGAGATAAATACGagaattaaaaatttgaaatgtttctacaATCGAATAAAAAAAGATCTCGAAACCGGAGTTATCAATGAAACGTCGTGGAAACATTTCCAGTCCATGGATGAGATAATGTTGCGACCAATTTTCGGCAATAATCATCAGCATTCTAGCTCAGATGGTAAAGAAGCATCATCAAGCGGGAGAAGTGCTCAATTATCCGACCAAGTTGAAGTTAAGCTAGAGATGGTAACTGATGATGACAAGGAAATCCGAACGGAAGAGCTGCTGAAAAATGCCGAGCAAGTCGAACTAAAAGAACCCAATTTGCTTATACCAAAAGACGAACCGGTAGATGCCGATAATGAGGAAGATGACCCGAATGATCCCGATTTTGTTAACGATGGCGACGATGAGGATGAAACCATGAGCGAAGAAATAAGCGACGACTCTGATTTCGACATAAACGA TGAGCGTCGTCGAGCACGCTTACGTCGCCGAGCGTCACGCAAAGTATCTAAAAAGAGTACGGAGAGCGTAACCGTTTCGGCCACTACATCAACTACTTCGACAACAGTTTCAACGACTGTCACTACTTTGCAACCACCAATAATTGCACCACCGTCAGTGCAGCCTCCACCAAGcacaattaaaataattaactaTGCCGGAAAACCTGGACTATCTGGACTCAATATATCAACGATTGTTTCGAATCCTAATGTAGTTTCCTCACAAGCTGGACAAAATGTAGCAATTGTATCGGCTTCGCCAACAATGACCACCACTAGTAATGCCGGGAAAATTTCTCTCGTACCCACGAACTTTCTACTGAAACCGCAGCAGCCGAACATTAACTTCAATTCGCCAATTCAACTTTATACGAAACCCACCGTATCTATCGCTAATAGTGCTCCGACATCTGTGGTTGTTTCATCAGCCTCTTCGGTACAGCCTATGAAACTGTTACTGGTCAACACAGCTGGCTCTCAAAAGCAGCAAATCTTCACGTCAGCATCCAATCAAATGTACACCACGACTTCGACTCCCGTTGTCAAGACTACCCCAGCAACACAGATATCAATTCAACCGAAGCCAATTATAACGAATGCCACCAATTTGATGGCGACAATATCCCAGAAAAAAACAGATCCTCCTCCTCCAATGCCGGTTACCATTGCGCCAGTACCGGTTCCTACGCCCAAACAAACCGGGTTCAAAGGATTACTCAATCAGTTGGTGTGCTTGCAACGTGAAAGTTTGGCCATATCGCGAAGCAGAATGAACGTTGAGCGGGAACGGCtcaataatgaaaaacaaatggcGTGCTCGCTAGTGGAAGCTCTGAATGATCTTAACAATATGCTCCAAAGCTACAGCAGTACTGTTAGTGTGGGGGATGATTTCGGTTTTGGATCGTCTCAACATTTCCCCCAGTCTAATAATAGTGCCGATAAGGAAGCGAGAGTTAATGATGTCAATCAGCCGGATACACCCATTGTTAGTAATCTTATCCCGGTGATTGACACCATTAAGGCGGAAGTAATTAGCGACTCGGATTAA
- the LOC129721505 gene encoding protein aveugle, translating into MVEETAPVVKTKNKENKAARPKPVYLWTVPDTQKWLRRHCSERCGKYSDLFQKHEITGRALLRITDNSLYRMGIEDEKDREDILREMIKQRLKTDIMEIRDMELMNNVYENLY; encoded by the exons ATGGTGGAAGAAACCGCGCCTGTCGTTAAAACAAAG AATAAGGAGAACAAAGCAGCACGCCCAAAACCAGTATATTTGTGGACCGTACCGGATACCCAGAAATGGCTACGGCGACACTGCAGTGAACGCTGCGGTAAATACAGTGACCTCTTCCAAAAG CACGAGATTACCGGTCGAGCGCTTTTGCGGATCACAGATAACTCGCTGTACCGAATGGGCATCGAGGATGAGAAAGACCGCGAAGATATACTACGGGAGATGATAAAACAACGGCTCAAAACAGATATTATGGAAATTCGTGATATGGAACTGATGAACAATGTTTACGAGAATTTATATTAG
- the LOC129721504 gene encoding histone-lysine N-methyltransferase SETD1A, producing MGLKKRSTDSAEPAAQPVHRETWVSTNKILNSSLSAKRMNSRNPNFDYDETKLLISLWGDPQVQKTLITTHKKHPVIAELALKMREFGYNRSTEEINTRIKNLKCFYNRIKKDMAAGIINQTTWKHFSEMDEIISRPVFGNAHRLHMMQQQKQQQEEEELKKQILEQQEQMQRFPVKLELMSDDDSTEIRAEDLLTIDTNPPDESLNALEKNELNIKDDSKNNYEEDDDDDDDEDDDSDFDVENEFNDGLDELLSKAKATTSNTTPASEQPSAATRLTPKPTSVSESVTITSATSSPASSQGKISVVPTNLLLKPTPANVSISSPIQIYTQPTVTLAKPPTLAPAPQGVITSSSSAAGMAPMKLLLVNTVSKDGTTQQILTPASEVPKMPQMRPAPMLAPKPTVIPIAPKPPTVSIPAINVPQASAPDNLTTAGRNPKPVLLNGEKSSSVKALLNQLVSVQRENLTVSKARLALEKERLQFEKQIGGPLVDVVRSLSSFFNGFMQQHQKTNAAAREESGQPSAKKRRTENSADKQQQPAVTTTEAIKAEVISDTEEN from the exons ATGGGTTTGAAAAAACGCAGCACAGATTCGGCCGAACCCGCTGCTCAACCGGTGCACCGTGAAACGTGGGTATCGACAAATAAAATTCTCAATAGTAGTCTGAGTGCAAAGCGCATGAACAGCCGCAATCCTAATTTCGACTACGACGAAACAAAATTGCTTATATCACTATGGGGGGATCCACAAGTTCAGAAAACACTCATCACCACCCACAAGAAGCACCCGGTAATTGCCGAATTGGCACTGAAAATGCGTGAATTTGGATACAACCGGTCTACGGAGGAAATTAATACGCGCATAAAAAATCTCAAGTGCTTCTACAATCGCATCAAAAAGGATATGGCGGCCGGAATCATCAATCAGACAACTTGGaaacactttagtgaaatggaCGAAATCATAAGCCGACCGGTATTCGGAAATGCTCATCGGTTGCACATGATGCAGCAGCAAAAACAGCAGCAGGAAGAAGAGGAGCTCAAAAAACAAATTCTAGAGCAGCAAGAACAAATGCAACGCTTTCCCGTCAAACTGGAATTAATGAGCGATGATGATTCAACGGAAATCCGTGCAGAAGATCTCTTGACTATCGATACTAATCCGCCAGATGAGTCATTAAATGCCTTGGAAAAGAATGAACTGAATATTAAAGATGATTCTAAGAACAATTACGAGGAagacgatgatgatgacgacgacgaaGATGACGATAGTGATTTCGATGTGGAAAA TGAGTTCAACGATGGGCTGGATGAGTTGCTTTCCAAAGCAAAGGCTACAACTAGTAATACCACTCCGGCTTCTGAACAGCCATCGGCTGCTACCCGCCTGACACCTAAACCCACCAGCGTCAGCGAGTCTGTAACCATCACAAGCGCCACCTCCTCTCCCGCGAGTTCACAAGGTAAAATATCTGTTGTCCCGACAAACCTCCTGCTAAAACCAACCCCGGCAAACGTCAGCATAAGTTCGCCGATTCAAATCTACACCCAACCGACGGTTACCCTGGCCAAACCACCCACTCTTGCACCTGCTCCGCAAGGTGTGATAACATCTAGTTCATCGGCAGCCGGTATGGCACCAATGAAACTGCTACTAGTCAATACCGTCTCAAAGGATGGAACAACGCAACAGATTTTGACGCCAGCTTCGGAGGTTCCAAAAATGCCCCAGATGCGTCCAGCCCCCATGTTGGCTCCAAAACCAACCGTCATTCCGATTGCCCCTAAACCTCCAACCGTGAGCATACCTGCCATCAATGTTCCACAAGCATCGGCCCCGGACAATTTGACCACTGCTGGAAGAAACCCGAAACCAGTTCTACTGAATGGGGAGAAGTCATCAAGCGTGAAAGCCCTACTCAATCAGTTGGTTTCTGTTCAACGCGAAAATCTTACTGTTTCCAAAGCCAGGTTGGCACTGGAAAAAGAGCGCCTCcagtttgaaaaacaaattggAGGCCCATTGGTTGACGTCGTACGAAGCTTGAGTAGTTTCTTTAACGGGTTTATGCAGCAGCATCAGAAAACTAACGCTGCCGCGCGTGAAGAGAGTGGACAACCTTCAGCCAAGAAAAGACGTACTGAAAACAGTGCAGATAAACAACAGCAACCGGCTGTTACCACGACAGAAGCCATCAAAGCTGAAGTGATTAGTGATACTGAAGAGAATTGA